The genomic window AAATGAATATCCCCTTTTCTTTCTCTTAAAGCAGGCATATCGATCTGTACGGTATTCAGACGGTAATATAAATCTTCACGGAATCTTCCGTCCTGAATCGCCTTCATCATGTTCACATTGGTAGCCGCCACAATTCTTACATTGGTTTTCTGCACCTGTGAAGATCCTACTTTCATGAATTCACCGCTTTCCAAAACCCTTAGCAAACGAACCTGTGTTTGTAATGGCAATTCTCCAACCTCATCAAGGAAGATAGTTCCGCCATCTGCAACTTCAAAATACCCTTTTCTGGTTGCCGTTGCTCCCGTAAATGCTCCTTTTTCATGCCCGAATAACTCGGAATCAATCGTTCCTTCAGGAATGGCTCCACAGTTTACCACAATATAGGGCTGATGTTTTCTTTTTGATTCTGAATGAATAATTTTTGGAATAAATTCTTTTCCGACCCCACTTTCTCCGATCACCAAAACGGAAATATCTGTTGGCGCCACCTGAATTGATTTTTCCAAAGCACGGTTTAAAGCAGGAAAATTTCCGATAATTCCGAAGCGGTTTTTTATATTTTGTAACTCGTTACTCATAATACATTTTAGATTATTGATTGAAATTGATCTTCTGATCAGTAAATTTTAATTAGTTTAAAAAAGGGCTGAATTTTTAACTAACTAAATTCAAATAATCTTTGTTTCTGACTTTGGTAACTTTAGTTTTAAAATATGAAATGTCAGCAAGAAGATTTTCTTTCCTGCTTTTTTCAAAGTTTTTCAGGAGGAGATTATGTTTTTCTTTTTCAGAAAAGCCTGCTCCTGTTTTATTTTTATAAGAATAATGCTGTCCTTTTTCAGGAAAAATCTTTCCGATACTATCAATGGCATTCTGCTTCTGATGAATGGCGAAATTGGATCCGGGTTTCTCCTTTACACAAAGCTTCTCTGAAGCCTCGCATTCGTGGTTTAAAAACTGATTATAAATTTCGTACAGCCTGCAATCATCATTTTCAAGAGAACCGTTGCCGGTTTGCGCTGAAATATTACTGCAAATTATTACCAATAAAACACTGAGGCAATATTTCTGAAATTTTTCCATTGTCTGAGTTTTAAAAGTTAATAATGATAATAATTTGTTTTAATATAATTTTTGAGAAAGATTATTTTACTGTTTCCCCCAAAAGTGTGCCTTGTGTATTGTCGAATACAAAAACATCCACAATGTCACCAATTTTTTGACCTTCCAGCATATCGAATACGCAAACCGCATTCTGAGAGTTTCTTCCCTTCCACTGGTTTTTGTTCTTTTTGGAGATCCCTTCAATTAAAATCTGGTGTGTTTTTCCGACATAAGATTTCATACGGTTTCTTGACAACTCACCCTGTAAAGCAATGACTTCTGCTAAACGTCTTTGTTTTACATCAGCAGGGATATTGTCTTCCATTTTCTTGTGAGCCGGAGTTCCCGGTCTTTCCGAGTAAGCGAACATATAACCGTAATCATACTCTACTTCTCTCATTAAGCTTAATGTATCCTGGTGATCTTCTTCAGTTTCGTTGCAGAAACCAACGATCATATCCTGGGAGAATGCCACTTCCGGAACAATCTCTTTAGCCTTTCTAATTAAGTCTAAATATTCTTCACGTGTATGTTGTCTGTTCATTGCTTCCAGCATATTATTGCTTCCGCTTTGAACCGGTAAATGAACATATTTACAGATATTGTCATGCTTCGCCATCATTTTGAACACATCAAGACTCATATCCTGTGGATTAGAAGTCGAGAATCTGATTCTCATTTCAGGAACGGCTTTAGCCACCAAATCAAGCAATTGAGCAAAGTCCACAGCCGTTGCTTTCTGCATTTCCGATGCTTTGGCAAAATCTTTTTTAGGACCTCCTCCATACCAAAGATAAGAATCAACGTTTTGACCTAATAGTGTAATTTCTTTATATCCGCTGTTCCAAAGATCCTTACATTCATCCAAAATGGAATGTGGATCACGGCTTCTTTCTCTACCTCTCGTAAACGGAACTACACAAAATGTACACATATTATCACATCCTCTCGTAATGGTAACGAAAGCGGTAACGCCGTTTCCGCCTAAACGAACCGGATTAATATCTGCATAGGTTTCTTCTTTTGAAAGAATTACATTGATGGCATCTCTACCGTCTTCAGTTTCTTTCAACAAGTTTGGCAAATCTCTGTATGCATCAGGACCCACCACAAGATCAACCAATTGTTCTTCTTCTAAAAACTTGGTTTTCAATCTTTCGGCCATACATCCCAGAACACCTACCGTCATATTCGGTTTTTCTTTCTTAAGGTTTTTGAACTGGGAAAGACGCATTCTTACCGTTTGTTCCGCTTTTTCACGGATAGAACATGTATTTAAAAGAATAAGATCCGCTTCTTCTACTTTAAGAGTGGTATTGTATCCCTGTTCATTAAGAATGGATGCAACAATTTCAGAATCAGAGAAATTCATCTGACAACCGTAGCTCTCCAAGAACAATTTCTTTGAGTTACCGTCTCTTTCCGTGATAGCAAATGCTTCACCTTGTTTTGTTTCGTCTATATATTTTTCTTGCACAATCGTCTGTTTAAGGTTCAAGATTTAAAGTTCAAGGTTTTACGACTTTGATTTTTTTTTTAAACTTTGAACTTTTGAATTAATTTGCAAAGATACAAAATATTGTGACAGAATGTCAGGAGATTAGCGATATCTATCATTCAGACCCTGCTCTATCGAATTCTGAGTATCTTTTATATGCATTTGAAGATCAAATTCCTGAGCAAGAGGTTGTACTAATCTATATTTTAATGGAATCCCATTAAATGTAGCGGGAGTCCATTTACCTTTTATTTTAGAAAGCTCTCTAATAATATCATTTTTTTCACTTTCAGTATAATCACCCCCAACTTTAAAATCTTGCATTTCTCCTTTTTCATTTACTACAAAAGCAAGAAAAGAACGTTTATCTTCATTCTTCTTGATCTTTCTTGCAAAAATAGAAGAAACTTCATCACTGAAACGTCGCATTCCCTTTATATAAACAGGATTCTTTATTTCGTTTTTACTTGGATCCTCTCTGGAGTTAATTAGGAAAAAAGGTTGTATTTCAACCTTAGTAATTGCCGCAATAAATTTTCCATTTTCTTTTGCGGGTATCCATCTTTTTAAATGAGGAATAATTTTGCGTCCGAAATCAAATGCACATTTATTTTTTTGAATCTCTAAGGTATCAAAATCTTTAACATAGTTTATAGTAGCATTCTCATATACAACAATTGGCATATAATATTTTTCATAACCTTCACATGGCGCTAAGTTTTGTTCTTTAACAATCTTTACCATTTCTTTTTTTAGCTGATTCATTCCTCCCGCATAAAAATCCTGCCCATAAGGATATCTCTCCAAAACTTCTGTTTGAGCATACAAAACATTCATAAGCCCTAATAACATTAATAAAAACAAATTTCTAATCATGGTCAACGTGGTCTGTAGTAAAATTGATTTTAATTATTTTTTTGGAAATCACTGCCTGTCCATCTTTCATTGCCGGTTTCCATTTCTTTTTAACTCTTTTAATGGCAAACTCCATGTCTTCAATAAACATTTCACTGTTTTTCACTTTGGGCAAGACATCAAGATTTCCAATTTCACCATCCGGATTCACATCAAAAACGAAAACAAACTTTCCGTTTACAGCATACTTCTGCAAGTCGATATAGGCGTGAACCATTCTTAGAAATTCATCAGCAAAAGCCGAATCTCCACCTGGAAATTCAGCACTTTGTGAGGTCGTTATGTTTTCTTTTTGAGATTGAGTTTCTTGAGAATATCCTTTAAAACCAATAAGGATCAAGAATAAGGTTATAATAGTTTTTTTCATAATTTTTACATATCCGCAGACATTGATGAGAAGCTCATCCTAAGCTTCATTTCAGATTTTATCGGTTGTCCGTTGCAGGTAGCAGGAGACCAGTTTTTCTTGATTCTTCTTACCACATACTGCATATCATCAAAGAAAACCTCACTATGCAATACTTTCGGATCTCCCGAAATGTCAGTTACTTTTCCGGTAGCATCAATGGTTAAAGTAAAGGTAAAATCTCCTGACAATGTATAGAAATCGGAATTAAGATAGGTATACATATATTTTTTCAGCACTTCTTTGTAAGCCGCTGCTCCTCCTTCATAGCTTGCTGCTTTAAAATCATTGCAATTCTTGGCTGCAATCTGCAGAAAAGGTTCTTTAATGTCTATTTTTAAAAGATTTTTATTGTTTTCTACAATAAAAGATTCGTCTCTATCTTCTAAATCTGTTTGTGCAAAAGTAAAGTTTGCTACAAAAAGCCCTATAAATAATGCTATTGCTTTCATACTCTCTTTTTTCGGTTATCATTTATTATAAGCACCAAAATTACACCAAAAAAAAGAAACTTCACCAAACAGCGAAGTTTCCCTTTATATTTTTGAATTTGTTTTTTTGAATTACAAAACCTCAATCTGATTTTTCAGCAAATCTTCAAATTCATCTCTTTTTCTGATTAAATGAGCTTTTCCGTCTAAGAAAAGAACTTCTGCAGGCTTCAGTCTTGAATTAAAGTTAGAACTCATTTCAAAACCGTAAGCTCCCGCATTATGGAAAACCAAAATATCACCTTCTCTCACTTCGTTCAGCTTTCTGTCCCAGGCAAAAGTATCTGTTTCACAAATATTTCCAACCACCGTATAAATTCTTTCGGCTCCTTTTGGATTCGATAAATTTTCAATCTGGTGATAAGAATCGTAGAACATAGGACGGATCAGGTGGTTAAATCCTGAATTCACACCGACAAAAACAGTAGCGGTAGTTTGCTTAATTACATTCGCTTTCACTAATAAATAGCCGCTTTTCCCCACCAGGAATTTTCCAGGTTCAAACCATAATTCAAACTTCTTTCCTGTAGATTTTGAAAATTCAGAGATTACTTTTTCCACTTTTTTTCCTAATGTTTTCACATCGGTTTCCTCTTCACTATCCTGATAAGGAATTTTGAAACCGCTTCCCATATCCAGGTATTTAAGATTCGGGAAATGTTCTGAAAGTTCAAGCATAATATCTAAAGCCTGCAGGAAAACATCCGGATCTTTGATCTCGCTTCCTGTGTGCATATGAAGACCTTCTACATTAAGGTTGGTAGATTTCATCACTCTTTCGATATGACGAACCTGATGAATGGAAATCCCAAATTTACTGTCGATGTGACCTGTAGAGATTTTATAGTTTCCTCCGGCAAAAATATGCGGGTTGATTCTTACTAAGATCGGATATGAATTTCCGTATTTATTCCCGAACTGTTCAAGAATAGAGATATTATCAATATTAATATGCACTCCAAACGTCATTGCCTCTTCAATTTCAGCAAGATCTACACAATTGGGAGTAAACAATATTTTTTCTTTCGGGAAACCTGCTTTTAGCCCAAGCTTCACCTCGTTAATTGATACACAATCCAAAGAAGCACCCAGATTCTTGACATATTTAAGGATATTGATGTTGGTCAACGCCTTTGCCGCGTAGAAGAACTTTGTGTGTTTTAAAAAAGAAGATGTAAGTTTTTCGTATTGCGTTTTAATAGATTCAGCATCGTAAACGTACACCGGGGTGCCAAACTCATTGGCGATCTTTAATAATTCTTTTGGATTCATAATTTCACTTTAACATAAAAAAAGGCAGATTCTTCGAAAAGAGTCTGCCGCAATGATTATTTTTTATGCAAGACAACTCTTTTAAATATTCCAAACCTTAGAGAACTTTACAGCTCCCTTCTTTCCAGTTTTAGTTTGTTTAAAATTTTGCATTGCTTTTTTACTTATTTTTTGCAAAAATACTATTTATTTTGAGAAAGCAGACCCTATTTTTATAAAATGTGAAATCCTAACTTATTTTAGCCCTAGTGAAATTACGTCGATTACTTTGGCAACGGCAACGTTTCAAAGTCTCCTCGAAGCAAAGCCAATTGCAATTCATTGGTAAGATCGGATGTCGGTAAAGACAAATCTATTTTAAGCTTTGAGATTTTACTCATCGTCTGAATTTGGGTAAACAATTCGTAAAAACCGTAAGAAACCGCTTTTCCGTTTTCAATAATCAGGAATAGTTTTTCGCCTAATTTCCTGCCTTGCCCCAGCCAAAGTTCGTTTCTTTTTTTAAATTCAATTTTATTTTTAAAGGCATCAATGTCTTTAAACTCTTCCATCTTCTCAATAAACTGAACTGCTTTCGTACCTTGTGTGAAAGATCTGAATTTCAGAATGGGTTTTTCGGTTTTATTCAGTTTGTTTTTTTCAACGACATATTTATCATTTCTGTGGTACAGACCAAATGCAAGCGTATCTCTTTTCTTAATTCCTTTAGAATTTAAAATCAGCTTAGCGATAATATCCGTTCCGGTAAGTTCGTAATTAATCTGTTCAACGTCATTCTGAGTATTTTCCCACTTTTTGGATTTTGAATTAAAAACTTTTTTCGAAAACTTATTGATATCCTGAACATGATCTGAAAAAATGATTTTCCCTTCTTCATTCTGGAAATAAACAAACCCTTTTTCATTAGGGAGATCCTGTGTCAGCTCTTTGATTTTATTGATATAGGTTTTCGCATTTGTTTCTTCGTGCTGCTTCTGAATAATTTCGTTTTCTGTATCTTTTGAGACGAGAAGTTTAAATAATTCCAGCGTTGCTCTTGCGTCCCCTTCCGCTCTGTGATGATTGGTTAAAGGAATCCCGAGAGATTTCACCAATTTTCCGAGGGAATAACTTACCTCATCAGGAATCAGCTTTTTCGCCAACGGAATCGTATCTAACGTATTGATTTTAAAATCATATCCTAATCTTTGAAAAGACTGGCGAAGCATTCTGTAATCGAAATCGATGTTGTGTCCTACCAATGTTGTGTTTTCTGTAATTTCAACAATCCTCCGGGCAATTTCATGAAATTTCGGGGCAGTTTTAACCATTTTTGGAGTAATACTGGTCAATTTCTGTACAAAAGGAGTAATATCGCTTTCCGGATTGACAAGTGAAATAAACTGGTCAACAATTTTCTGACCGTCATACCTGTAAACAGCAATATCGATAATGCATTCTTTTCTGTAACCTGCACCATTGCTTTCTATATCAATTATTGAATACATTTAATTTTTGCGAATTTCTTCTAAATTACTATTATTTTTTCATCAAAGCTCAAAACCTGCTGATAACAAGCTAATAACATAACTTATGCCAAATCCCTGTGAAGCATAAAAGGAGAATTGTGCTAAAATAATAAAAATTATATAATTCTACCTTCTTCTTCCTCCCAATCCCAGCATTCCTAAAATAGCTTTAGCACCTTCTCTCAGTAAAGTATTGGTAAAAGTTCTCCCTTGTCGGCTGTTCAGAACCTGCTCGAACATTCCCGGTTCCTCTTTTACCGGTTTCGTTTTTTGGGTTGGTGCCGCATTTTGTGCTGCCTGTTCCATCCTGTTAACCAACATTTCATAGGCAGATTCACTGTTTACAGGATTCTGATATTTAGCAACCAAAGCCGAACTATTGGTCAGTTCAGAAACCTCTGCGTCATTCAGAACATCCATCCTCGATTCAGGAGAAATTAAATAGGTATGAACCAATGGTGTAGGAATTCCTTTTTCATCCAAAGCGGTAACAAAAGCTTCCCCGATTCCTAAATTCTGGATCAGAGTAGATGCGTCATAAAATTCCGTTATCGGATAGTTTTCAACGGCTTTTGTGATTTCTTTTTTATCTTTTGCCGTAAAACCTCTCAACGCATGCTGGATTTTTAATCCTAGCTGAGAAAGAACAGCTTCGGGAACATCTCCGGGAATTTGGGTAATGAAATAAATTCCGACTCCTTTTGAACGAATCAGCTTTACCATGGTTTCAATTTGTGAAACCAATGCTTTTGAGGATTCATCAAAAATCAAATGTGCCTCATCGATAAAAAGAACCAGTTTCGGTTTTCCGCTGTCTCCTTCTTCAGGGAACGTCATATAAATTTCCGCAAAAAGCGAAAGCATAAACGTCGAAAACAATTGCGGCTTACTCTGAATATCTGCAACCCTTAAAATATTGACAACTCCTTTTCCGTCTCTGGTTTCCAGCAAATCGTGAACATCAAAGCTTAATTCCCCGAAGAAATCTGAAGCGCCCTGCTGCTCCAAAGCCACAATAGATCTTAAGATTGCCCCTAAAGAGGCCGAAGCGATTGAGCCATAATTGGCTGCCAATTCTGCTTTACCTTGTGCATTATCCGTTACATACTGCAATACTTTTTTCAAATCATTAAGATCAATTAAAGGCAGTCCTTTATCGTCACAATATTTGAATACAATTGACATGATACTCTGCTGTGTTTCATTCAATTGTAAGATTTTGCTCAATAAAACAGGGCCGAATTCCGTAACCGTAGCTCTCAGTTTTACGCCTTTTTCTCCGGAAATCGTCATCAATTCTACAGGAAAAGCCTGCGGATTGTAAGGGAGCTGGGTTTTGGCATATCTTTCCTCAATAATTGGATTCATCGTTCCGGCTTCTGCAATTCCCGAAAAATCTCCTTTAATATCCAATACCAAAGATGGAATTCCTTGATGAGAAAGCTGTTCTGCAAAAACCTGCAGTGTTTTGGTCTTTCCCGTTCCCGTAGCTCCGGCAATCAGTCCATGACGGTTGATTGTTTTCAGAGGAATGGTAACATTCACTTCAGGAATCACTTCCCCGTTCAGCATCCCTTTTCCTAATATAATATGCTCTCCTTTAGGAGTATATCTTGCATTTTGTTCTTCAATAAATTGTGCTTTGTCTGACATTTGATCTTTTTTATCTCATAAATATAAAATTTTTTGGAAAACATTTAAGCATATAATATAAATCATGATTAATTTCAGTTCATCAATTTCAAAAATCTTATTTTAGCAATAAAGAACTGATTATTGGAAGATTAACAACAGTAAAAATATCAACAAACAACTTTATAGATTTATTCTATCGGGATAGATTCTTTATTTTTGATAAGTATTAAAAAATAAACCCGATTTTTGTACTCATAAAACATTAAAGCTTTACAATCACATAATGAAAGTTGAACAAATATATACAGGATGTCTCGCTCAGGGTGCCTATTACATTGTATCTGAAAATGAAGCAGCAATTATTGATCCTTTGAGAGAGATAAAGCCTTATCTTGATCGTTTAGAAAAAGACGGTGTTACATTAAAATATATTTTTGAAACCCATTTCCACGCCGATTTTGTTTCGGGGCATTTGGATCTGAGCAAAAAAACAG from Chryseobacterium camelliae includes these protein-coding regions:
- the miaB gene encoding tRNA (N6-isopentenyl adenosine(37)-C2)-methylthiotransferase MiaB, yielding MQEKYIDETKQGEAFAITERDGNSKKLFLESYGCQMNFSDSEIVASILNEQGYNTTLKVEEADLILLNTCSIREKAEQTVRMRLSQFKNLKKEKPNMTVGVLGCMAERLKTKFLEEEQLVDLVVGPDAYRDLPNLLKETEDGRDAINVILSKEETYADINPVRLGGNGVTAFVTITRGCDNMCTFCVVPFTRGRERSRDPHSILDECKDLWNSGYKEITLLGQNVDSYLWYGGGPKKDFAKASEMQKATAVDFAQLLDLVAKAVPEMRIRFSTSNPQDMSLDVFKMMAKHDNICKYVHLPVQSGSNNMLEAMNRQHTREEYLDLIRKAKEIVPEVAFSQDMIVGFCNETEEDHQDTLSLMREVEYDYGYMFAYSERPGTPAHKKMEDNIPADVKQRRLAEVIALQGELSRNRMKSYVGKTHQILIEGISKKNKNQWKGRNSQNAVCVFDMLEGQKIGDIVDVFVFDNTQGTLLGETVK
- a CDS encoding energy transducer TonB, producing the protein MKKTIITLFLILIGFKGYSQETQSQKENITTSQSAEFPGGDSAFADEFLRMVHAYIDLQKYAVNGKFVFVFDVNPDGEIGNLDVLPKVKNSEMFIEDMEFAIKRVKKKWKPAMKDGQAVISKKIIKINFTTDHVDHD
- a CDS encoding energy transducer TonB yields the protein MKAIALFIGLFVANFTFAQTDLEDRDESFIVENNKNLLKIDIKEPFLQIAAKNCNDFKAASYEGGAAAYKEVLKKYMYTYLNSDFYTLSGDFTFTLTIDATGKVTDISGDPKVLHSEVFFDDMQYVVRRIKKNWSPATCNGQPIKSEMKLRMSFSSMSADM
- the lysA gene encoding diaminopimelate decarboxylase, producing MNPKELLKIANEFGTPVYVYDAESIKTQYEKLTSSFLKHTKFFYAAKALTNINILKYVKNLGASLDCVSINEVKLGLKAGFPKEKILFTPNCVDLAEIEEAMTFGVHINIDNISILEQFGNKYGNSYPILVRINPHIFAGGNYKISTGHIDSKFGISIHQVRHIERVMKSTNLNVEGLHMHTGSEIKDPDVFLQALDIMLELSEHFPNLKYLDMGSGFKIPYQDSEEETDVKTLGKKVEKVISEFSKSTGKKFELWFEPGKFLVGKSGYLLVKANVIKQTTATVFVGVNSGFNHLIRPMFYDSYHQIENLSNPKGAERIYTVVGNICETDTFAWDRKLNEVREGDILVFHNAGAYGFEMSSNFNSRLKPAEVLFLDGKAHLIRKRDEFEDLLKNQIEVL
- a CDS encoding PolC-type DNA polymerase III, with the protein product MYSIIDIESNGAGYRKECIIDIAVYRYDGQKIVDQFISLVNPESDITPFVQKLTSITPKMVKTAPKFHEIARRIVEITENTTLVGHNIDFDYRMLRQSFQRLGYDFKINTLDTIPLAKKLIPDEVSYSLGKLVKSLGIPLTNHHRAEGDARATLELFKLLVSKDTENEIIQKQHEETNAKTYINKIKELTQDLPNEKGFVYFQNEEGKIIFSDHVQDINKFSKKVFNSKSKKWENTQNDVEQINYELTGTDIIAKLILNSKGIKKRDTLAFGLYHRNDKYVVEKNKLNKTEKPILKFRSFTQGTKAVQFIEKMEEFKDIDAFKNKIEFKKRNELWLGQGRKLGEKLFLIIENGKAVSYGFYELFTQIQTMSKISKLKIDLSLPTSDLTNELQLALLRGDFETLPLPK
- a CDS encoding helicase HerA-like domain-containing protein, which gives rise to MSDKAQFIEEQNARYTPKGEHIILGKGMLNGEVIPEVNVTIPLKTINRHGLIAGATGTGKTKTLQVFAEQLSHQGIPSLVLDIKGDFSGIAEAGTMNPIIEERYAKTQLPYNPQAFPVELMTISGEKGVKLRATVTEFGPVLLSKILQLNETQQSIMSIVFKYCDDKGLPLIDLNDLKKVLQYVTDNAQGKAELAANYGSIASASLGAILRSIVALEQQGASDFFGELSFDVHDLLETRDGKGVVNILRVADIQSKPQLFSTFMLSLFAEIYMTFPEEGDSGKPKLVLFIDEAHLIFDESSKALVSQIETMVKLIRSKGVGIYFITQIPGDVPEAVLSQLGLKIQHALRGFTAKDKKEITKAVENYPITEFYDASTLIQNLGIGEAFVTALDEKGIPTPLVHTYLISPESRMDVLNDAEVSELTNSSALVAKYQNPVNSESAYEMLVNRMEQAAQNAAPTQKTKPVKEEPGMFEQVLNSRQGRTFTNTLLREGAKAILGMLGLGGRRR